CGCTGACACCGGTTTGGCGGGCCACCGCCTGCGCCAGATAGGTCTTGTCATCATCGGTAGGTGCTGCCAACGCTGACCTTGCGAGAATGGCACTCACTTCGCTGCCAAGGGCCATGCGATCACCCTGCGCCACCGGAGCGGCGCCGGGCGCAGGCCGCAGCAGCGTGTCGGAATAGTATTGCATGGCCGAAGGTGCAGCGCCTGCTGCAGCAGTGGCGGTGGTTTCGACGGCAGTCTTCACCACATTGCCTGCGGATTTGATCGTTGAGGCAGCACCGCTGATTGCCAGCGCCGATCCCAGCAGAACGCAACCTGCCCATACAACAAGGCCATGTGAACCATCGCGCACTTCGGCTTCGTGGGTTGAGGTTGCGGCGGCAGGCCTGCGCAAGCGGCCGGTCAAATAAGCGCCCGCCATGAAGCTTGAAACTTCGACCCACGAGAACCAGATCGCGACCGCAATGCTTGTCCCGATGGCCGCTGATTTCGATGTCACGTCACCGAAGGAAAGGCCAAGCGCTGAACCAAAGGCGAGCAGCACGACAGAAATCGCCGAGGCCAAACCAATACCGGCAAAAACCGCCGGCCAATCCAGATAGGCGCGGGCTTCGATCTTGGGCACACCATTGGTGTCAGGAAAATTTGAGCTGATTGTCATTTTCAATTCCTCGCTTTTTTAACGCAGGCCAAGCACGGACAGGACGGCCATGACGACCACCACCAGTCCCACGAGATAAATTATTCCGTTCATTTGAGTGTCCTCCTGTCGTGAGTTGTTCTCATTCAACGATGAGTGAAAATGCGAGAAGCTACTGTTCAAGGCACAACTCAATGCCGTATTTCCGTCAAAGTTCCACTCTGCTGCGCGGGAGGACGGGGAACTTTGCACACCGCCAAAACTTAACGACAGGAATCTATCATCAGAGGGCACAGCATGTGGTGGAAATTAAATCAGGATCTGTTCGCGGCAAGCTTCGAGGCCCAGCGGGTGATTGCCCTGAGGTTGATGAAAATCAACCAAGGCGGGGCTGCTGCCGAAAAGGAAAGCCAGCGCATGATCTCTGAAAAGATGTCCGCTGCCATGGAAGCCGCCACAACCTTGGCCACCGGCGGTTCATCCGCCAAAGTGCTGCGGCGCTACCGCACGATCATGAAGGCCAACACGGCACGGCTCTCGAAGACGCGCCGCCGGTCAAAATAGATTGGTGCCCTTGGAGGGAATGTCAGGCACTACCCAATGATACTCGTAAAATCAGGCGTTTAGTGAGACGCCACTGCCGAGTCTGTACCACCGATTTGGACCACTTGTGAAGGTGGAGGAATAAAATAGACGCAAATATTTCAAGCGCCCATCAATGACTGTCGCGGACGCTTCACCCCCCGCCTATCGCCTCTCATTTCTCGCCGTTTCCCGTTGTTGTTGGCCAGCTTCAACGGCCTTCTGAATTAGGTCCACGTTCAGTTCGCCATCTAGTGTTCCACTAACGTCCGTGTTGGTGCGATACAAGTCGGCCTTGTCAGGGAAAAAGGTTCCACCTTGGCCGATGGTTTCGAGATGCAAAGGCAATGGTCCTTTTTGATCGCCCCATGTGAGGCGGAGTTTCGCAAGGCCCGTCTTCTTTCCCAGAATGTAATCGTAAGCGACGAGATCAATCCCTCCATTAGTTTTTTCGCCTTCGATCTGGAGCACCGAGTAGATATACGTTTTCGCCAAACCTTCACTTTTGATTTCGCCATCCACCCTGCCGTTGTAGACCTTCAAGCGAAGGAAGATGGGACCGCCAAGAGTAGTTGATGCTTTGAGTTCGTCATCGGTGGCATCAACCCAGCCCTCTACGCTGCTAGTCCAAATCCCAGAGTAGTTGTGATCCAACAGCATCAAGTCCGACACACGCTCTGTGGCTTTGGGGGCCTCTTCCCAGAACGAATTAATTTTCGCAGGCAAGTCTAGCAAGCCGAGAAACACCGACACGAGCCAACCCGATGCAGCCACCAACAATGTTCCAGTCTTGAATTGGCGTGGCGCAGATACCTTACGGGGCCGAGACGGCTTGCGCGTGGGCGGCTTAATAGTCTTAGCCATTTGGTGTGCTCTCCAGTCACTGCCTGAGGGCTATGGCACCTAATGGCAGGTTGCAAGCGTTGCGCTGGCTAAGCACCCCAATGTGTACACAAAGCATACTTTCTGGACAGAGCCTATTGACTGTACTCTTAGCGTACACTAATTAGTTGTCAGTAATTGTCTAAGATGAAAGGGTACAGTCATGGCAATCGTAGGGTACGCGCGGGTCAGTTCCACTGGACAGGACCACGCCACGCAGATCGACAAGCTGAAGGCAGCAGGGGCAACCAAGATTTTCGAGGAGAAGAAGTCCGGATTAGACAAGGCGCGGCCCGTGCTGGCCGAATGCCTACAGTACCTCCGGGATGACGCGGACACCCTAATAGTAACGAAGCTCGACCGTCTCGCGCGTTCGGCCTCGCATCTCCATCAGATTGTAGAGGAGCTTACCGCCAAGGGCGTGGGCTTCAAGGTACTAGACGACGCCGCGCT
This Aestuariivirga litoralis DNA region includes the following protein-coding sequences:
- a CDS encoding recombinase family protein, giving the protein MAIVGYARVSSTGQDHATQIDKLKAAGATKIFEEKKSGLDKARPVLAECLQYLRDDADTLIVTKLDRLARSASHLHQIVEELTAKGVGFKVLDDAALDTTTRTGKLVFGILASIAEFETALRKERQLEGIAKAKAEGRTGGRPAMVTAETRAEIARLNGEGISIRKIAARVGFSKATVQKELAKPTKEAEI